The following DNA comes from Anopheles coustani chromosome 2, idAnoCousDA_361_x.2, whole genome shotgun sequence.
GTTGCGACGAACGGTCACAATGAAGTTGTCGATGGAACCAAGGAAAATGAAGCGACCAACAAAGAGAAGAACGCCAAGACGGCACGTcaagaggaggaggacgatgaCAAACCGGTCAGTATTAATTCCGACTCCGAAGCCGACGAGCCGACGCAGCAGCGCGACGTGCCCGTGACGACGACGATACCGTCGAAACCAAAGCCAAATGTGATCGTAGTCGACGAAGGAGGGCTGATCAAGCTCGGCGAAGGAGGAAGTGGTGGAGGAGCTAGTAGCAAACAACCGGCCGCCGCCGCCTTGGAGCTTCCGTCGGTGGGCAACGGAGAAACCACAATCACGACGGTGACCAAGAGCAACCCGTCCAGCAATGGCATCCAACCGGCGGCTCCCGTCGTTGCTACCGGCAACCAAAATGGCGACTGTGATGGAGACGTAACGATCCTTAGCGATAAGGAGGAAGACTGCGTCGTGATCgaggatgacgacgatgacgaggacgacgaagacgatgatgacgatgtcaCCGAGGGTGATTCCGATGTCACTCCCGCGACGCCCGTGTCCACACCCACAACTGCGTCCTCGCGTCAAAGTATACGATCCAAGGGAGGGAGATCCGGAGGAGGCGCTGGTTCGATGGTGACTGGCGGACCGAATCCGATGGCACTTGTAATGCAGCAGGCGAagcaacaaaaccaacaaatagacgacgatgatgacgatgtcgAGGAAATTATCGACGACCCGCTCGCATTACCAGTCGGAAAAGTCGGTGGTCGCGCATCGCTGGGGGGCCAACAGTTCACGGGCTCTATGAAGGGCACGGGACAGAAGTCACTGCTGATGAGCAACTCCGGAACGCCCCCGGCAGGTAAGGAGTCTTCGCTGATGATAATCGACACCAACACACTCATGAACAACAACGGAAACTCGCGGACGGCAGCTAATAATCTGGTAGGAAATGCCAACAGCCCACTCGGGCTAGGTAAAGCTCCGGTCGTCGGTATGATGGGAAATAACATGGCCGGCTCTCCCGGCAGTGGTCAGTTTAATTCGCGCAGCTTGCTCAACTCTTCCGGGATAGTGAATGCCACCGGAACCGCGGGTGCTATCGGCAGCGGTGGTATGCTGGGAAAGGCAAATGCATCTCCGCTGGCTCCAGTAACGCCCCTGTTGCCCGCCCTCACCGACGATATGTTCGTCCTGGAGGCGCCCTCGTTCATCGTGCCGTATATCTACGAGAAGCCACCGGTCGACAATCTACGCGACATTCTCGACGACCTCGAGGTGGAGATCAAGGAGATGCGAAAAAAGCTGGAAGAGTCGGGTGCGGTTCCGCCGGCGGATAAGGCATCGGCCCAGGATTCCACAGCAACAACGGACCAGCAGCAGGGCGAAGCGGCGAAAAAGGAGCAGGAATCATCGGCGGGTGACACCGAGAAGGAACCGGACAGTAAGAAACGCAAGCGCAACAAcgtcgtcgacgacgacgacgaatggGACGAGCTGGACACGTCGACGGACGACGAAGCGTCCGATGAGGAGCAAAAGACGAAGGTGCTGATCAAGGAGGCCCGGGCGGACATCGAAGCGATCAAGGAGCACATCATCTCGCCGCTCGATAAGGACGACCTGACCGGGGGCGGTGGCGATGCGAAGAAGCAATCGGAGAACTACTTCGAGAACCCGCTCGGCAAGTTCTTCATGAACATCGGCATCAACCAGGTGCAGGAGTTCGTACAGACGGATCTGCTGCGGCAGCAGAAGCGCAAGCGGGACCGGGAGGGCAAACCGTCGCCCAGCACGCAGATGGCCATCAACTCGCTGATGAAGAATCTCGAGCAGAGCAAGGAGAACAACAAGCCGTACAAGTTCGAGATGAAGCGCTGCGAGTACTGCCCGTTCAAGTCCGAGTCGGCGCTGGTGATGGCGCACCACTACGAGACGCCCCACATGCGCAACTTTATCTACAAGTGCAACTTCTGCTCGTACGAGACGCGACCGCCGCACGACATCCTCTACCACATGGAGGCGGTGCACAACATCAAGGGGCGCATGGAGAAGGCGCTCTCGTACCACCACTGCCCGAACTGCCCGTTCGAGGACAATGGCAAGTCGAAGCTGGCGCGGCACGCGGTCGCCTGCGCAAAGAAGTTCCGACCGGAGGCGAACCTCAACCCGCCGCTCGACTGGGAACCGCCGGCGAAGATACCGCGCATCAAACCGAAGCATGGACTCGTCGGGACGGCCACCGCATATCAGGTAGGGTCGGGTTTAACTTTCTTTGATCTTTACTGTCTATACTAAACTGTTCCCATTTGTTCCCTCGTTATAGGCAATGACCGCCCAGCAGCAGAAAAATCTTGCCCTTGCCAACCAGCAACGActcaaccagcagcagcagggtgTGACACCGGTGGCGTTGCATGCCGGCGGCCACCTGACGCATCAACAGATCGCACAGCAGCAGGCGGCCGGTGGCGGTGCACTGAACCTGAGCGGGCTCGGTGCGGCCGGCGTCAGTGCGCTTAACAACGTCAACCTAGCGAACCTGTCGCCGGCTGCCCAGGCGGCCGCCATCCGTGCCCGTGCTGGCGGTGTGACCGGCGGTAATAATGTTGCCGTCGCTGGTCTCGCGGGTCGCGCTCCGGCCATCATCTCCTCGCCCACCGGCATAACGGCCGCGGCGGCCGGACTGCGAACGGGGGTCGGCGCTGGGATGGGAGGggcggccggtggtggtgtcaTGAGTGCGAACGCGCTTGCCGCATCCGCCGCCGCCATCCGGAACACGCTCGCCGGAGCCGGAATGGTAATACCCAATAACCTTCAGCTATCGGCATCGGCCTTagccgccgctgctgctgcgggaGGATTTAATAAGTTTATGCCGGTAAATTACCATCCCGTTatggttttcttcatttttttttctttagagTTTTGTTCCGTATTTTGTTGCATATCGGTTGATTAtggtttatttagttttttagtTCACAACCTTTTGTAATCACGATACACTAAAGTTAACGTACGTGGAAATGTAGAGAGGTTGTTGGCATTACGCCGCACTTTAACTGAGTATAGTTTGAGCTTTATTTGCTTTAAACAAATAACGGGACGGGATATTTAAGGTTTTATCGAAATCGAATTGaacaatatgttttaaaaatttaccgCGTATCACTtcctgaaaaataattaaaaaattatcaacttcAAAGCTCCTAAAAAGTGTGATATGGCACTATGTATCATTTAGCAAATTTAGTAGTTGAACAATTTGCCAAGATGTGGCTAGATTTTTAAAATGACAACTAAAGCTTATCTTTTCCCGATTGAATTTAGTTtaagtaaaacaacaaaattcttCCAAAAAATTCTAAAGCTATCAAATAGCTCTTACACAGACAAATAGATGAGGATTGTAGACTCAAATTTGTATAATCAAAGAGCAAATATTGTTATTCTTAAAAAATTTAGTCATATTTTAAGGGTTGGTAAAACTTAGTAACATATTGTTCAAAATGAAGATTTCATTACACTAACGGTATTTGACATAACACACAATTTCTTCCGTTGTTTGTTAAACTATAAGTTGGTATAATCTTAagactgattttttttttatctatttctCTATTCTTTTTATCCCTCTCTTTCACCCATTTCCCTACTGTGTGACCTCTTCTCTCCGCACCGTGGTGCAACATACAACCACACAACAACGAACACAACACCGACACACTCGATATCTGCACAAAACAATCACTATTCTGATAGAATTCCCTCAACGCTGGACGATCTCTTCTATCTAATTCCAATGCCTCAATAACGATTCAGGTTGGTTTAGTTTGTacaattgatttgttttgtcttttatTCTGTTCTGTATTACGAACCCTCTCGGTTTTACATTTCTCTTCTCTGTTGGGGTTTTGGGGCCACGCGCTAGTTGTGGGGCATTAGAGAAACTCTGGACACGCGGGGAGTGGTTGGTGGGATGTGTTTTACGCACAGTGTTAAGAAAACGTCTTAATTGTCACCTTTTTTTGCCCTCCTTTACCCGCCCGCGCGCACAGAACGCGTCCAGTATGAAAGCTCCGAAAACCGCCCAAGCGCCCAGTATTTCGATCACCCCCTTGCCCCGACAGTCCGCGTCCGGTAAtggcggcagcggcagcagtaGCAATGCGGCCAACATGTCCAACATTGCCGGCGCTCTGTCGAAGCTGCAGGCCCAGGGCACGTCTGCGGTCAAGCCCGGCCAGAACCCGAGCGGCGGTGGCAAGACGGCATTCGTGGTGTGCGAAATTTGCGATGGCTACATCAAGGATCTGGACCAGCTGCGCAATCATATGCAGTGGATACACAAAGTGAAGGTAAGTAAAAGGGTTTAGCAAATAGGTGGAGCAGTGCTTCTGGAACGTGAGGTTAatgatttcctttttgtttttagatcCACCCGAAAATGATCTACAATCGGCCCCCGCTTAATTGCCAAAAATGTCAGTACCGATTCTTCACCGATCAGGGCCTCGAGAGGCATCTGCTCGGATCGCACGGTCTCGTGACGAGCTCCATGCAGGAGGCCGCCAACAAGGGCAAGGACGCCGGCCGTTGTCCTGTATGCGGACGGGTATGCATCGTGTAGTGTGCAACTCCAATGGTGTAACCTTTCCTAAcgacgtgtttttttttgtcactttACAGGTATACCAATGGAAGTTGCTAAACCACGTATCGCGCGATCACAATATGACCCTGAAACCTGCACACCTCTCGTACAAATGCACCGTCTGTACGGCCACCTTCGGCATGTACAAGCAGTTCGAAAGCCACGTCTACTCCGCGCACAGCACGGTCGCGAAGAAGACGGTCGACAGCAAGGGCGGCGGcaagggtggtggtggccagCAGGCGGGCATGGGTGGTGCAACTGGGTCCTCGTCCGGCATGGGCCGGGGGTCGGCGTACGGTTCCGGCAACGATTCGCTGCTGAAGCCGCTGAAGATCAACGACGAGATCACGATCATCCCGCAGCCGACTTCCAACAGCAGCAAGATGGCAAAAACGATCGAGCTCGAAAGTCATGTTATAGGTAAGACAGCCCCTACCCCTTTATGTGCCAtgctttgttgtttgcatGTCTGACCAATCCGATTTCTTTACACAGATTAAACGTGCTACCGCCACTCGGACAATGGAGGGTCCGAGCGAGATTAAGCGCAGGgatgcaaagcaaaattccagcACACTCCCGGAGTTTAACTTCCCACACCAGAAAGAGTACTCATGCTCGTTCCGCGGCACGCTGGAAAAGTAACAGGACATAAGAAAGCATCAGCGAACACTCACTCCGTTCAGTtggcgtgtgtgcgtgtgtgtgcgtgtgctgcATACAAATAGACACACAGACCTTACGCACGCACTTGTAAATGATAGTAATCCTGTAGAGTAATCCACCGCA
Coding sequences within:
- the LOC131261853 gene encoding uncharacterized protein LOC131261853 isoform X2, which produces MGEVGANASETTASTTESSGALKENGQPLVNGGGGAVDDAGTEAATEADDGEEKLQKKDTINVEEPEKDEAVDGDRPAKAAEPQDGGGREVKGSELEEEKETPTSDVVQETQASAEKQSQQASDEENNDSAAEPSSVVEENSSSSKQSTVATGNHSHTSAAANDGDVSRRSETTTVASDSEEPQEDTNRSSATANGKSTPAKEVDAEKSNSKEGPMEVDEDENAGGEVQRSSSAQQATQNGDEKVISLSGDQDTGIPSREVPRSKSKSITDDEPMEVDGGTNEEDQEESSSVATNGHNEVVDGTKENEATNKEKNAKTARQEEEDDDKPVSINSDSEADEPTQQRDVPVTTTIPSKPKPNVIVVDEGGLIKLGEGGSGGGASSKQPAAAALELPSVGNGETTITTVTKSNPSSNGIQPAAPVVATGNQNGDCDGDVTILSDKEEDCVVIEDDDDDEDDEDDDDDVTEGDSDVTPATPVSTPTTASSRQSIRSKGGRSGGGAGSMVTGGPNPMALVMQQAKQQNQQIDDDDDDVEEIIDDPLALPVGKVGGRASLGGQQFTGSMKGTGQKSLLMSNSGTPPAGKESSLMIIDTNTLMNNNGNSRTAANNLVGNANSPLGLGKAPVVGMMGNNMAGSPGSGQFNSRSLLNSSGIVNATGTAGAIGSGGMLGKANASPLAPVTPLLPALTDDMFVLEAPSFIVPYIYEKPPVDNLRDILDDLEVEIKEMRKKLEESGAVPPADKASAQDSTATTDQQQGEAAKKEQESSAGDTEKEPDSKKRKRNNVVDDDDEWDELDTSTDDEASDEEQKTKVLIKEARADIEAIKEHIISPLDKDDLTGGGGDAKKQSENYFENPLGKFFMNIGINQVQEFVQTDLLRQQKRKRDREGKPSPSTQMAINSLMKNLEQSKENNKPYKFEMKRCEYCPFKSESALVMAHHYETPHMRNFIYKCNFCSYETRPPHDILYHMEAVHNIKGRMEKALSYHHCPNCPFEDNGKSKLARHAVACAKKFRPEANLNPPLDWEPPAKIPRIKPKHGLVGTATAYQAMTAQQQKNLALANQQRLNQQQQGVTPVALHAGGHLTHQQIAQQQAAGGGALNLSGLGAAGVSALNNVNLANLSPAAQAAAIRARAGGVTGGNNVAVAGLAGRAPAIISSPTGITAAAAGLRTGVGAGMGGAAGGGVMSANALAASAAAIRNTLAGAGMVIPNNLQLSASALAAAAAAGGFNKFMPNASSMKAPKTAQAPSISITPLPRQSASGNGGSGSSSNAANMSNIAGALSKLQAQGTSAVKPGQNPSGGGKTAFVVCEICDGYIKDLDQLRNHMQWIHKVKIHPKMIYNRPPLNCQKCQYRFFTDQGLERHLLGSHGLVTSSMQEAANKGKDAGRCPVCGRVYQWKLLNHVSRDHNMTLKPAHLSYKCTVCTATFGMYKQFESHVYSAHSTVAKKTVDSKGGGKGGGGQQAGMGGATGSSSGMGRGSAYGSGNDSLLKPLKINDEITIIPQPTSNSSKMAKTIELESHVID
- the LOC131261853 gene encoding uncharacterized protein LOC131261853 isoform X4: MGEVGANASETTASTTESSGALKENGQPLVNGGGGAVDDAGTEAATEADDGEEKLQKKDTINVEEPEKDEAVDGDRPAKAAEPQDGGGREVKGSELEEEKETPTSDVVQETQASAEKQSQQASDEENNDSAAEPSSVVEENSSSSKQSTVATGNHSHTSAAANDGDVSRRSETTTVASDSEEPQEDTNRSSATANGKSTPAKEVDAEKSNSKEGPMEVDEDENAGGEVQRSSSAQQATQNGDEKVISLSGDQDTGIPSREVPRSKSKSITDDEPMEVDGGTNEEDQEESSSVATNGHNEVVDGTKENEATNKEKNAKTARQEEEDDDKPVSINSDSEADEPTQQRDVPVTTTIPSKPKPNVIVVDEGGLIKLGEGGSGGGASSKQPAAAALELPSVGNGETTITTVTKSNPSSNGIQPAAPVVATGNQNGDCDGDVTILSDKEEDCVVIEDDDDDEDDEDDDDDVTEGDSDVTPATPVSTPTTASSRQSIRSKGGRSGGGAGSMVTGGPNPMALVMQQAKQQNQQIDDDDDDVEEIIDDPLALPVGKVGGRASLGGQQFTGSMKGTGQKSLLMSNSGTPPAGKESSLMIIDTNTLMNNNGNSRTAANNLVGNANSPLGLGKAPVVGMMGNNMAGSPGSGQFNSRSLLNSSGIVNATGTAGAIGSGGMLGKANASPLAPVTPLLPALTDDMFVLEAPSFIVPYIYEKPPVDNLRDILDDLEVEIKEMRKKLEESGAVPPADKASAQDSTATTDQQQGEAAKKEQESSAGDTEKEPDSKKRKRNNVVDDDDEWDELDTSTDDEASDEEQKTKVLIKEARADIEAIKEHIISPLDKDDLTGGGGDAKKQSENYFENPLGKFFMNIGINQVQEFVQTDLLRQQKRKRDREGKPSPSTQMAINSLMKNLEQSKENNKPYKFEMKRCEYCPFKSESALVMAHHYETPHMRNFIYKCNFCSYETRPPHDILYHMEAVHNIKGRMEKALSYHHCPNCPFEDNGKSKLARHAVACAKKFRPEANLNPPLDWEPPAKIPRIKPKHGLVGTATAYQAMTAQQQKNLALANQQRLNQQQQGVTPVALHAGGHLTHQQIAQQQAAGGGALNLSGLGAAGVSALNNVNLANLSPAAQAAAIRARAGGVTGGNNVAVAGLAGRAPAIISSPTGITAAAAGLRTGVGAGMGGAAGGGVMSANALAASAAAIRNTLAGAGMNASSMKAPKTAQAPSISITPLPRQSASGNGGSGSSSNAANMSNIAGALSKLQAQGTSAVKPGQNPSGGGKTAFVVCEICDGYIKDLDQLRNHMQWIHKVKIHPKMIYNRPPLNCQKCQYRFFTDQGLERHLLGSHGLVTSSMQEAANKGKDAGRCPVCGRVYQWKLLNHVSRDHNMTLKPAHLSYKCTVCTATFGMYKQFESHVYSAHSTVAKKTVDSKGGGKGGGGQQAGMGGATGSSSGMGRGSAYGSGNDSLLKPLKINDEITIIPQPTSNSSKMAKTIELESHVID
- the LOC131261853 gene encoding uncharacterized protein LOC131261853 isoform X3 is translated as MGEVGANASETTASTTESSGALKENGQPLVNGGGGAVDDAGTEAATEADDGEEKLQKKDTINVEEPEKDEAVDGDRPAKAAEPQDGGGREVKGSELEEEKETPTSDVVQETQASAEKQSQQASDEENNDSAAEPSSVVEENSSSSKQSTVATGNHSHTSAAANDGDVSRRSETTTVASDSEEPQEDTNRSSATANGKSTPAKEVDAEKSNSKEGPMEVDEDENAGGEVQRSSSAQQATQNGDEKVISLSGDQDTGIPSREVPRSKSKSITDDEPMEVDGGTNEEDQEESSSVATNGHNEVVDGTKENEATNKEKNAKTARQEEEDDDKPVSINSDSEADEPTQQRDVPVTTTIPSKPKPNVIVVDEGGLIKLGEGGSGGGASSKQPAAAALELPSVGNGETTITTVTKSNPSSNGIQPAAPVVATGNQNGDCDGDVTILSDKEEDCVVIEDDDDDEDDEDDDDDVTEGDSDVTPATPVSTPTTASSRQSIRSKGGRSGGGAGSMVTGGPNPMALVMQQAKQQNQQIDDDDDDVEEIIDDPLALPVGKVGGRASLGGQQFTGSMKGTGQKSLLMSNSGTPPAGKESSLMIIDTNTLMNNNGNSRTAANNLVGNANSPLGLGKAPVVGMMGNNMAGSPGSGQFNSRSLLNSSGIVNATGTAGAIGSGGMLGKANASPLAPVTPLLPALTDDMFVLEAPSFIVPYIYEKPPVDNLRDILDDLEVEIKEMRKKLEESGAVPPADKASAQDSTATTDQQQGEAAKKEQESSAGDTEKEPDSKKRKRNNVVDDDDEWDELDTSTDDEASDEEQKTKVLIKEARADIEAIKEHIISPLDKDDLTGGGGDAKKQSENYFENPLGKFFMNIGINQVQEFVQTDLLRQQKRKRDREGKPSPSTQMAINSLMKNLEQSKENNKPYKFEMKRCEYCPFKSESALVMAHHYETPHMRNFIYKCNFCSYETRPPHDILYHMEAVHNIKGRMEKALSYHHCPNCPFEDNGKSKLARHAVACAKKFRPEANLNPPLDWEPPAKIPRIKPKHGLVGTATAYQAMTAQQQKNLALANQQRLNQQQQGVTPVALHAGGHLTHQQIAQQQAAGGGALNLSGLGAAGVSALNNVNLANLSPAAQAAAIRARAGGVTGGNNVAVAGLAGRAPAIISSPTGITAAAAGLRTGVGAGMGGAAGGGVMSANALAASAAAIRNTLAGAGMNSLNAGRSLLSNSNASITIQNASSMKAPKTAQAPSISITPLPRQSASGNGGSGSSSNAANMSNIAGALSKLQAQGTSAVKPGQNPSGGGKTAFVVCEICDGYIKDLDQLRNHMQWIHKVKIHPKMIYNRPPLNCQKCQYRFFTDQGLERHLLGSHGLVTSSMQEAANKGKDAGRCPVCGRVYQWKLLNHVSRDHNMTLKPAHLSYKCTVCTATFGMYKQFESHVYSAHSTVAKKTVDSKGGGKGGGGQQAGMGGATGSSSGMGRGSAYGSGNDSLLKPLKINDEITIIPQPTSNSSKMAKTIELESHVID
- the LOC131261853 gene encoding uncharacterized protein LOC131261853 isoform X1, which translates into the protein MGEVGANASETTASTTESSGALKENGQPLVNGGGGAVDDAGTEAATEADDGEEKLQKKDTINVEEPEKDEAVDGDRPAKAAEPQDGGGREVKGSELEEEKETPTSDVVQETQASAEKQSQQASDEENNDSAAEPSSVVEENSSSSKQSTVATGNHSHTSAAANDGDVSRRSETTTVASDSEEPQEDTNRSSATANGKSTPAKEVDAEKSNSKEGPMEVDEDENAGGEVQRSSSAQQATQNGDEKVISLSGDQDTGIPSREVPRSKSKSITDDEPMEVDGGTNEEDQEESSSVATNGHNEVVDGTKENEATNKEKNAKTARQEEEDDDKPVSINSDSEADEPTQQRDVPVTTTIPSKPKPNVIVVDEGGLIKLGEGGSGGGASSKQPAAAALELPSVGNGETTITTVTKSNPSSNGIQPAAPVVATGNQNGDCDGDVTILSDKEEDCVVIEDDDDDEDDEDDDDDVTEGDSDVTPATPVSTPTTASSRQSIRSKGGRSGGGAGSMVTGGPNPMALVMQQAKQQNQQIDDDDDDVEEIIDDPLALPVGKVGGRASLGGQQFTGSMKGTGQKSLLMSNSGTPPAGKESSLMIIDTNTLMNNNGNSRTAANNLVGNANSPLGLGKAPVVGMMGNNMAGSPGSGQFNSRSLLNSSGIVNATGTAGAIGSGGMLGKANASPLAPVTPLLPALTDDMFVLEAPSFIVPYIYEKPPVDNLRDILDDLEVEIKEMRKKLEESGAVPPADKASAQDSTATTDQQQGEAAKKEQESSAGDTEKEPDSKKRKRNNVVDDDDEWDELDTSTDDEASDEEQKTKVLIKEARADIEAIKEHIISPLDKDDLTGGGGDAKKQSENYFENPLGKFFMNIGINQVQEFVQTDLLRQQKRKRDREGKPSPSTQMAINSLMKNLEQSKENNKPYKFEMKRCEYCPFKSESALVMAHHYETPHMRNFIYKCNFCSYETRPPHDILYHMEAVHNIKGRMEKALSYHHCPNCPFEDNGKSKLARHAVACAKKFRPEANLNPPLDWEPPAKIPRIKPKHGLVGTATAYQAMTAQQQKNLALANQQRLNQQQQGVTPVALHAGGHLTHQQIAQQQAAGGGALNLSGLGAAGVSALNNVNLANLSPAAQAAAIRARAGGVTGGNNVAVAGLAGRAPAIISSPTGITAAAAGLRTGVGAGMGGAAGGGVMSANALAASAAAIRNTLAGAGMVIPNNLQLSASALAAAAAAGGFNKFMPNSLNAGRSLLSNSNASITIQNASSMKAPKTAQAPSISITPLPRQSASGNGGSGSSSNAANMSNIAGALSKLQAQGTSAVKPGQNPSGGGKTAFVVCEICDGYIKDLDQLRNHMQWIHKVKIHPKMIYNRPPLNCQKCQYRFFTDQGLERHLLGSHGLVTSSMQEAANKGKDAGRCPVCGRVYQWKLLNHVSRDHNMTLKPAHLSYKCTVCTATFGMYKQFESHVYSAHSTVAKKTVDSKGGGKGGGGQQAGMGGATGSSSGMGRGSAYGSGNDSLLKPLKINDEITIIPQPTSNSSKMAKTIELESHVID